In Pseudobythopirellula maris, a single window of DNA contains:
- the mutY gene encoding A/G-specific adenine glycosylase, protein MSRRQPQTDPPNLDAPELRALRRKLLAWYGRNARDLPWRKNRDPYRVWLSEVMLQQTQVEAVRPYFLRFTGELPAVEDLASADESRVLRLWEGLGYYRRARSLHAAAKKIVAEHDGRLPDTLEGLMALPGVGRYTAGAILSIAYDKRAPIVEANTRRLYARLMALEVDPTSTEGERRLWEFAERLLPRSGFSNFSQALMELGSLVCTPKTPRCDACPVAKHCRAYQAGAIESLAPVTRKVKFTDLREAAVVVRKADKVLVRQCGEGERWAGLWDFPRFELEAESPAGAKSEITQKVRELTGVACEPTEKIATLKHGVTRYRITLECYEARHTGGRLRSNKDSPAQWVAPSELADTPLSVTGRKLAGRIGG, encoded by the coding sequence TTGAGCCGCCGGCAGCCCCAGACCGATCCCCCCAATCTCGACGCGCCGGAGCTGCGCGCGCTGCGGCGCAAGCTGCTCGCCTGGTACGGCCGCAACGCCCGCGACCTGCCGTGGCGCAAGAACCGCGACCCGTACCGTGTGTGGCTCAGCGAGGTGATGCTGCAACAGACACAGGTCGAGGCCGTGCGGCCTTACTTCCTGCGTTTCACCGGCGAGCTGCCCGCGGTCGAGGACTTGGCCTCCGCCGACGAGTCGCGTGTGCTGCGGCTGTGGGAGGGCCTCGGCTACTACCGCCGCGCCCGCTCGCTGCACGCCGCGGCGAAGAAGATCGTCGCCGAACACGACGGCCGCCTGCCCGACACGCTTGAGGGATTGATGGCCCTGCCCGGCGTAGGCCGCTACACGGCCGGCGCCATCCTCTCGATCGCCTACGACAAGCGCGCCCCGATCGTCGAGGCGAACACCCGCCGGCTCTACGCCCGGCTGATGGCCCTGGAGGTCGACCCCACGTCGACCGAGGGCGAGCGCCGGCTGTGGGAATTCGCCGAGCGGCTGCTGCCGCGCAGCGGTTTTTCTAACTTCAGCCAGGCGCTGATGGAGCTCGGCTCCTTGGTCTGCACGCCCAAGACGCCGCGCTGCGACGCGTGCCCCGTCGCCAAGCACTGCCGGGCCTACCAGGCGGGCGCGATCGAGAGCCTCGCCCCCGTCACCCGCAAAGTGAAGTTCACCGACCTGCGTGAGGCGGCGGTCGTGGTGCGCAAGGCAGACAAAGTCCTCGTGCGGCAGTGCGGCGAGGGCGAGCGCTGGGCCGGCCTGTGGGATTTCCCCCGGTTCGAGCTCGAAGCCGAATCGCCCGCCGGCGCGAAGTCAGAGATCACCCAGAAAGTACGCGAGCTAACGGGCGTCGCGTGCGAGCCAACCGAGAAGATCGCAACCCTCAAGCACGGCGTCACCCGCTACCGCATCACGCTCGAGTGCTACGAGGCGCGCCACACCGGCGGGCGGCTGCGATCGAACAAGGATTCGCCCGCCCAATGGGTCGCGCCGAGCGAGCTGGCCGACACGCCGCTCAGCGTGACGGGGCGCAAGCTGGCGGGGCGGATCGGCGGGTGA